A section of the Hippea sp. KM1 genome encodes:
- a CDS encoding SDR family NAD(P)-dependent oxidoreductase, with protein MRLKDKVALVTGGSRGIGGAIVEKIAPMVGCVVFTYKKNKEKALQIKESLKNKGYETECFKLDQSNRNEIKAVIKGIHEIFGGVDILINNAAISQEKPFETITDDDWELMLKTNLQGPFGLIQECLPYMKEKGWGRIVNIVSVGGQWGGYNQVHYAASKAGLISLTHSIAKIYSRFGITSNAVSPGLVATDMSKNELETETGKKKVENIPLGRIATPEEVADVVTFLISDEASYITGQTINVNGGMLFSHGV; from the coding sequence ATGAGATTAAAGGATAAGGTGGCGTTGGTCACAGGTGGGTCAAGGGGCATAGGAGGGGCTATAGTAGAAAAAATCGCCCCTATGGTTGGTTGCGTGGTTTTTACATACAAAAAAAACAAAGAAAAGGCTTTACAAATAAAAGAAAGCCTGAAGAATAAGGGATATGAAACAGAGTGCTTTAAGCTTGATCAATCCAATAGGAACGAGATAAAAGCCGTTATAAAAGGGATACACGAAATATTTGGTGGCGTAGATATATTGATAAACAATGCTGCAATTTCCCAAGAAAAACCATTTGAAACGATAACGGACGATGATTGGGAATTGATGTTAAAAACCAATCTGCAAGGACCTTTTGGATTAATCCAGGAATGTCTGCCTTACATGAAAGAAAAGGGGTGGGGCAGAATTGTTAATATTGTCTCCGTAGGTGGCCAGTGGGGAGGCTACAATCAGGTGCATTATGCAGCATCAAAAGCCGGACTTATAAGTTTAACACACTCCATAGCAAAAATTTATTCAAGATTCGGTATAACGAGCAATGCTGTCTCTCCTGGGCTTGTTGCAACCGATATGTCAAAAAATGAGTTAGAAACAGAAACAGGGAAAAAGAAAGTTGAAAACATACCCTTGGGAAGAATAGCAACGCCAGAAGAGGTAGCTGATGTAGTAACTTTTCTTATAAGCGATGAGGCCTCTTATATAACTGGACAAACAATAAATGTGAACGGTGGAATGTTGTTTAGTCATGGGGTTTAA
- a CDS encoding sulfotransferase domain-containing protein: MELEYLKIIQIGFPKSGNSLLNKLITLCLKELGVFKTYKNTIGLSYVYTELYKMYNLEELFEDSMDVDDIRVVNDKLYLSFLFPVENLRLVEVQPTALLQFSSLVWSHSKPNELYPFFLNFGVRFYIIRDGRDAINSLIHANTSAKVLKYYPEFKINDAKELYSRLDIFEKYVRMWNDHVENYLPYKEFFTEIRYEKLINGGEDFLKILKIFNLERKYTEFKEILSFKKMKEKSPSHLRKGKIGDWKNYFTEKHKEIFKEIAGDTLIKLGYEKDKNW; the protein is encoded by the coding sequence ATGGAGCTGGAATATCTGAAAATTATTCAAATAGGTTTTCCTAAATCTGGTAATTCTTTACTTAATAAACTCATAACATTATGTTTAAAAGAGTTAGGTGTATTCAAAACTTATAAAAACACCATTGGTTTATCATATGTCTATACTGAGCTTTATAAAATGTACAATTTAGAAGAGTTGTTTGAAGATAGTATGGATGTGGATGACATAAGGGTCGTAAACGATAAACTATACTTAAGTTTCCTGTTTCCGGTGGAAAACCTGAGATTAGTTGAGGTTCAGCCAACAGCTTTGCTACAATTTTCTTCTTTAGTTTGGAGTCATTCAAAGCCAAACGAGCTTTATCCTTTTTTTCTAAATTTCGGAGTTAGATTTTACATTATCAGGGACGGCAGGGACGCAATAAACTCTCTTATACACGCAAACACTTCCGCAAAAGTTTTAAAGTATTACCCAGAATTCAAAATTAACGATGCAAAAGAGCTATATAGCAGGCTGGATATATTCGAGAAGTATGTCAGAATGTGGAATGACCATGTGGAAAACTATCTACCCTATAAAGAATTTTTCACGGAAATAAGATATGAAAAACTCATAAACGGCGGTGAGGATTTTCTTAAAATTCTAAAAATTTTTAATCTTGAGAGAAAATACACTGAATTTAAAGAAATTCTTTCCTTTAAAAAGATGAAAGAAAAATCTCCTTCACACCTAAGAAAGGGAAAAATAGGTGATTGGAAAAACTACTTCACTGAAAAACATAAGGAAATATTTAAAGAAATAGCGGGTGATACATTGATAAAATTAGGGTATGAAAAGGACAAAAATTGGTAA